GATCATCCACACCGGTAAAACCGGAGATCAGCCCGGCCCGGGCCTTGGCGTACATGCCTTTGCGGTCGCGCTTTTCGCATTCGTCAATGGGCGTGCTTACATGCACCTCAATAAATCCGCCATAAGCCTCGATGGTGCCCCGGATTTCCCTGCGGGTGACCTCATAAGGGGCAATGGGCGCGCATATGGCCACGCCCCGGTTCTTGGTGATCTCGCTGGCCACAAACCCGATGCGCAAAACATTGATGTTGCGGTGCTCCTTGGAGAAATTGAGCTCACTGGACAGATTGCGCCGCACGATATCCCCGTCGAGCAGGGTCACGGGCCGGTCGCCGCGCTCCAGGAACTTGGAGTATAAGACCTTGGCAATGGTGGATTTGCCCGCCCCGGAAAGACCGGTTAAAAACACCGTAAAACCCTGGCGCTCCGGCGGCGGATAGGCCCGCTGCAATTCCTTTACCACTTCGGGAAACGTGGCCCACTCCGGAATCTTTCTGCCCTCCCGAACCCGCTGGCGGATATCGGAGCCGGACAGGGAAATGGTGTCCGTGCCCGGCGCCACCTGGTCCTTGCTCCGGTACTCATCTTCAAATGGCAGATAGACCATTTCCTCAAACGGCACGATCTCCACACCGATTTCCGCGCTGTGCCCGGCCGCCACCTGGCGGGAGCGCTCAGCAGGGTAAAACAGGCCCCCGCTTCGGTTCCGGCCCGGGCTGGCATGGTCGTGGCCCACGATAAAATGGGTGCATCCGTAGTTTTTGGCAATAATGGCATCCAGCAGCGCATCCCGAGGCCCGGACAAGCGCATGGCAAGCGGCAGCAGGGTCATGACCTGAGAGTCGGACGGGTAATGCTCGGCCACGTGCCGGCAGCAGCGCACCCGGATGAAATGGTCAAAATCCCCGGGCCGGGTCATGCCCACCACGGGCATGATCAGCAGATTGGCCCGGGCCTGGCGCATGGCCTTAATCGTCATCTCAAACTGGGGCCGGTGGATGGGATTTCGGGTCTGAAAGCCCACCACCCGCTGCCAGCCCAGTTTTTCATAAGCCCGCCGCACTTCTGCCGGATAGAGGCGCATCTGCTTGAAGTCAAAATGAATGGGCAGGCTGATGACCTCGATGCCCCCGCCGATGTAGTAATCCCCGGACCGGTTAAACAGGTAATCCACACCTGGATGGCTGGTGTCTGTGGTGCCGTAGACCATTTCGGCTTCTTTTTGCCGGTCTGCGGGCCAGAGGTCTTCAATGTGCATCACTCCGAGCAAAAACCCTTCCGGATCGCGCAGGGCCACGGACTGGCCGGCTTCCAGGTTTTGGGCCTGGCCGGCGGAAACATCCAGGCAGATGGGCACAGGCCATAGCACCCCGGACTGCAGGCGCATCCGGTCGAGCACCGCCTCGTAGTCCGCACGCACCATAAAGCCTTCCAAAGGAGAAAACCCGCCTGTTGCCAGCACTTCCAGATCACACATGTTTCGCTCGGACAAATTCACGTCCGGCAGGTTCATGGTGATATCCTTTAGCAGCCCGGCCCGGTCCTCATCGACCATGAGATTGACCAGGCCGCCGCCGTGGGCTTCTGCCTGCATATCTGCCATGTTGATCCGCCCTGTTATCCGTCTTTGGCCGTGCGATACACAATAAACCACGGATTGGTAAGGTTTTCCTTGTTATAGGCCAGGGGTTTGCCGCTTTCAAACTCCAGCACCGATCCCCCGGCCTGCTCCACCACTGCCTGGCCCGCGGCCGTGTCCCACTCCATGGTGGGCCCGGTGCGCGGATACAGATCCGCCCGGCCCTCTGCCACCAGGCAAAACTTCAGGGAACTGCCCGCGGAAATAAACTCCAGGTCCCCGTGCTCCCGCCTTTTTTCCGCCACAAACGCGGAGAGCGCATCACTGGCGTGGGACCGGCTGCCCATCACAGTATAAGGCCGCGCCGGCAGATCCGCCAGCGGAAGGCGGCGGGAAACAGAGATCAGCCCATCGGCCGCAGATGTTTTTTCAAGGCCCCGAAGATCGCTGCCGTCTGCCAGAAACGCGCCCCTGCCCTGTGCGGCAAAATAAACCCGGTCCTTTACCGGCACAAACACCACCCCCAGCATTGGCACGCCATTTTGCACCAATGCGATATTAATGGTGAATTCACCGTTTTTTTTCACAAACTCCTTTGTGCCGTCCAGGGGATCAACGATCCACAACTGCGGCCAGTTTTTTCTTTCCGCATAGGCAATATCTCTGCCCTCTTCGCTTAAAACCGGAATCTGCAAGGGTTTGAGCCGGGCGGCGATAATCTCATGGGCCCGGCGGTCGGCCAGGGTCAACGGGGAGTGATCGGATTTTTCCTCTACTTCAAAATCTTCTTCATAGACTTCCAGGGCCGCAGCCCCCGCCTCCATGGCGGCAAAAACGGCTTTATCCAGATAATCTGCAGGCGTCATGGGTGTTTTCCATTTGGGTGAAAAGGCACAATGCTTCAAAATCCATCCACATATCCCCTCTGACCTAAACCAAAGCGCAAAACGAGTCAATTGGAAAATCTCCCAAAGCCCCGCATGGCCGCTGTCATCATCCGCCTTGCCGGATCAGTCCCACGTATAAACCCACAATGGTGACCCGGTTTTTTCTCTGCCCGTAAAACCGCATGGGCTTATAGGCCGGGTTGGCCGAATGCAGCTCCAGGGTATTTCGCTTTTTTCGCACTATTTTCAACGCAGCCTCGGGCAAAATCCCGTCCACCAGCACGGCCGCAATCCGGCCGTCATCCACATCCGCCCGCGGCCGGATCACCGCCAGATCCCCGTCCAGAATATGGGCCCCGATCATGGAATCGCCAACCACCCGCAAAGCAAAACAATCCTCGCTTCCGTAAATCATCGGGTCAACACCAATGCGCTCATCCGGCCGGTCCCATACATCCAGGGGCTTTCCCGCGGCAATGGTGCCGGCCACCGGCATGCCCTGCCCGCTTTCCGGCACCACCGGCACCCATGATCGCTTTTTGCCCGCCGCAGAGTGGATCACGCCCTTTTCTTCCAGCACGCCAAGAATCCGGTGCACCCCGGCCGGGCCGGCCAATCCCAGTTTTTCGCAAATCTCCCGAACACTCGGCGAATACCCATACTTTTTGTGATAATCGCAGATCGCCCGGTAAACGCTTTCCTGCCGCGGCGTCAGCGCCATAGCATATCCCCCGGACTTTTGACCCCTTTGCCGCCCCGGTTTAAAACATGGGTGTAAATCATGGTGGTGGACACATCCTTGTGGCCCAGCAACTCCTGCACCGTGCGGATATCATAACCCGCCTCCAGCAGATGCGTGGCAAAGCTGTGGCGCAGAGCATGGCAATTGCCGGTTTTCGGTATGCCAGCGTTGCGTATCGCCTGCTTAATGCCTCTCTGTATAACGGATTCCGCTATGTGATGCCGCCTTTCCACCTTGGTTCTTGGATCGATTGCTCTCTTTGTTGCCGGAAACACATATTGCCAGGCCCAGCTGCGATCCGCGTTTTTATATTTTCTTTCAAGCGCAAACGGAAGGTAAACCGAACCAAAACCGGCCTTCAGATCCCTGTCATGAACAGACTTCACCTTTTCCAGGTGAAGCTTTAACGGTTCCTTCAAAACTTCCGGCAACATGGTAACCCGATCCTTTGCACCCTTACCGTCTCTTACAAGAACCTGCCCGTATCCGAAATCAATGTCTTTTACCCGCAATCGTACACATTCCATGACCCTAAGCCCGGCGCCGTACATACACTGAGCCATTATCCACTTATATCCTTCCAGTTGAGTTATAATCTGCCGGATTTCATCCTTGGTAAATACAACCGGCAGCTTACGGGACTTCTTGGCTCTCTGCACATCCTTTAATTCTCCGAATTCAATTCCAAGGACATTTCGATACAAAAACAAAAGAGCGTTAAATGCCTGGTTCTGAGTAGAAGCCGCCACGTTTCTGTTAACGGCCAGATGTGTAAGAAAAGCGCTGATCTCTTTTTCGCCCATATCCTTAGGGTGCTTTTTGCCATGAAACAATATAAACTTTCGTACCCAATTCACATAAGTTTCTTCCGTCCTTATACTGTAATGTTTGGAACGGATAAGGTTTCTGACCTGATCCAAAAGCTTTGGCTGCTGCATGCCCCCTCCTCTACCCTTTAATGAAAAGACGCTTGAACCTGATAATGAACATTTGTTCATGTTGACTTATTCTTAAAATATCCGGATTTTTATTGCAAGAAAAAGTTTTGAATATCACTGTAGATAGTGGTATTATGCTCAAAAAATGAACCATATTCCAATATACATGCCGAAGAGGCCTGTTATTTTACGCCTTCTCGGGCATCTAATCATCGTTGTGTGAACACGGAGTGAGAACCTATGGAACCACAAGTTCATTTAGTAACTGCACAGGATTTCGATACTTTTCAGAAGATGCTTGATGGGGGTGAAGTGTTTTGTGGTCCGATTGTACCTACAAACAACAATAATCGATCTCCACGTTGGAAAAGCACTGTTGATATGGTTGCTGACCTTTGCAGAGTTAAAGAAGGAGATATTATTTTTGTACAAGTGATTAATGATAATATCTATGGTGCTTTCAGAGCAACAACATGTTTTATGGAAAGTCCCGATATCCCAGATTGTTATCGCTCTTCCACTCTCTCATACTATCCTGAAGGCGGTTGGTACCATACGGAAGGCGTAGATTTTCCTGACGGCGATTATTATTGGAGTTGCGCAGTAGAAAATTATCCAGAGCTTTACTTTGAAAAGGGGATTAGCCATAGAGATGTATTCGATTTGAAATTTAGAGGAGATCTTTGGACAATTCCAGAACGCTTTAAATATAATGACAAGGCAAAGACAGTTAAGCCATTAGACATTGCTGAATTGCCACCAATAATTAAGCTTTTTCAGAGAGACAATAGAGGAAAGACCTCAGATAGAATAATTGATCCGTGTGATCTTGGGGATTGGGATATTGTATCTCCGTCTTTCTCAACTTATGATGATATGCTCGAAAATGAAAAGCAATTGGAGGGTGCGATTATAAAAATGCTGCGCCATGGTAACCCCGAAGCACAGCAAATATTTGGGGAATTAAGCTTCGTAGCCAATGCAATACCAAGCTTTTATTTGGATTTTATGGATATTTATGGTTATCAAAGAACGAATGAAAATATATTTCGCCATGTAGTGATTGAATTAAAAAAAGATAGTTATGAAGGCCAAATAGGTACTCCTGGTTGTCCTGTTAATCAAGTCTTAAAATACAGAGATTGGATTGTTCAAAATCGTGCTAAAGGCGATGTGCGAGCAGTTGATTCATTTGTTGTAGCGAAATCTTTCGATCAAGAATTTATTGATTCCACTGAAATGCTGAATAGTGCTTTTGGGTACAAGGTTGTTAGGCTCGTCGATTATGAAGTACAAGATAATACCTTAACTCTTGAGGAAGTTACCGGCTAATATGATAGGAATCGTCACACAACCATGCCATTCACTCGGACAGGAATTCCGCTGCGCTACATTCCTGCCGGTGATGGCTTCGTTGGGCAACTGAAGGCCGTCACAGGGTATGGAAAGATAACTCATAGCTGAAGCTGTATGGCGTGATCAAGGAACAACGTGATGGACAACATCAACACATGGTTCGGAAATCGCCCAAAGTGGCTCCAAGAAGCGGCCAACCGCCTCTTCACGAAAGGCCGTCTATCGGAGGAGGACGTTGATACGCTTCTCGACAAGTGTTTGCAGGAGGTTGATGGGGGAAACCCAGCGCCGTCGATGACCCTCCCTGCTGATGCTTTCCATGCGCAGACTGCGTCTGCACTACACCTATGCGGGATTGGCAACGTGGAGGGGATCAATGCGCTTGCACCCCGTATCGCGCTTGACTTTGGATCGGACAATATGGCCATCGTGTACGGCGGCAACGGCTCAGGCAAGTCCGGCTACGTCCGCATCCTGAAGCATGTTTGTGGTGCACGCAACCCTGGCGCGCTGCATCCGAACGTTTTTGTGGAAGGTGGGGCTGCGCAGTCGGCAGATATTAAGTACAGCATCGATAACCAGGAGCGACAGGCATCCTGGAGTACCAGCGACGACGTTATTGAAGACCTTCGCCCCGTGGACGTCTTCGACACCGAGTGCGGCCGGACGTATCTGGAGAGCGAAAGCGAGGTCACCTATGAACCGTCCGCGCTGCTCTTCTTTTCCGACCTGATAGCCGTCTGCGAGCAAATCGCGGGACGCATTGACAGCAAGCTGGGAAGGCACTCGTCAAAGAAACCTCAGATGCCTTCGGAGTTCGGCGATACGGCGGCGGGCAAATGGTACTCGTGCCTGAGCGCGACGACTCCAGATGCAGATGTTGCCACGCACACGAAATGGGACGCGGAGAACGATAGGTCCGTTGCCGAACTGGAAAGACGTCTGGCAGAGAAAGCACCCTCCGACCGAGCCAAAGAGTTGCTTGCGAAAAAGAAGCATGTGGAGGACATGGTCCGTGGAATTGAAGACCATCTTTCGAAGCTTTCTGATGAGAACTGCCGTCGCATCCTGAAGCTTAAAAAGGACAAGCTCATCAAGCGTGAGGCCGCGCAAGCCGCCGCCACCAAGGTATTTTCCGGAGCTCCCCTGGAGGGTGTCGGAACGGATGCTTGGAAGCTCCTGTGGGAGCACGCGCGCCAATACTCCGAGGGCCACGCCTATCCTGGCCAGACATTTCCGCATCTTGCTTCCGATGCCAAATGCGTGCTCTGCCATCAACACTTGTCAGATGGTGCACGGCAACGCCTCGCATCCTTTGAGGAGTTCGTCAAAGGGCAGGCTGAGAATGACGCGAAGGAGGCGGAGAAGGCCCTCGAAGATGCGATGACCGCTATCGAGGACATCCCGACCAACCAAGCAATCAAGACGCAATGCGACGCAGCAGGATTGACCTACGAAGGGGATATGCCCCCCATGGTCGCTTCCGTGGAGGCCCTCCGGCAACGCAAGGCCAAGCTGCTTGAGGTCGAATCGGAAGATGCCCTGCCTGATGCTCCGGATTGCACCCCCTGGCTCCAGGAAGCAAAGAGGAAGGCGAACGAATACGCCGAGGCTGCGAAGAAATGCCAGGAAGACGCGGCGTCCGATACGCGGCCGCAACTTCAGAGCCAGCTGCGCGAACTCAAAGCGAGGAAGTGGCTTTCCGACCAGCGCGATGCCGTCAAGTCGGAGATCGAAAGGCTTCAGGCCGTTGACCGCTTGGAGAAGGCAAAGCGGCTGACGGATACGCGCGGGCTTTCGCGCAAGAAGGGCGAGCTTGCGGAGGCATTGATCACGGAGGCTTTCGTGCAACGCTTCCGCGATGAACTGACAGCTCTTGGAGCTTCAAGGATCAAGGTCGAACTGGTGAAGAAGCGAGTGGATCGAGGCCACGTTCTTCACGAACTGCGTCTGGCGAACGCCAGATCCTGCGCACCAACCGACGTGCTGAGCGAGGGCGAGCATCGCATTGTATCCCTTGCTGCCTTCCTGGCCGATGTGACCGGAAAGCAGCAGCCCGCACCATTCGTCTTCGACGACCCCATCTCTTCGTTGGACCAGAACTTTGAGGAGGCCGTCGTACAACGGCTGGTATGTCTGGCTGCGGATCGGCAAGTGATCGTGTTCACCCATCGGGTTTCTCTGCTGGTCCTCTTGCAGGAGTACGGCAAGCGCGAGGGACGCGAACCCAAGGTGACCTGTGTCCGATGCGAGCCCTGGGGCACAGGTGAGCCGGGCGACACACCGCTGTTTGCGAAGAAACCGGACAAGGCTCTCAATGCCCTTCTGAACGAGCATCTGGCCAAAGCACGGAGGGCGTATGCCGAGGAGGGACAGGCGACCTATGCGCCGCTTGCAAAGGCCATCTGCAGCGATTTCCGCATCCTGCTTGAGCGGATGATAGAGTGCGAACTGCTGGCGGATGTCGTTCAGCGGTTCCGGCGAGCCGTCAACACGCAAGGCAAGCTGGATAAGCTGGCCCGCATCAGGGCGGAGGACTGCAAGATCTTCGATGACCTGATGACGAAGTATTCCCGCTACGAACACTCGCAGCCGAATGAAGCCCCAGTTGCTCCTCCCGCGCCCGACGAACTGAAGGCGGACATGGAAGCATTAAGGGACTGGCGAGCCGGCTTTGTTATGAGGTCTTCTTGACGACCGTGATAGACATTGCCCAACCAGTCAGCCCAGGTGACAGCCAGGGCCGGCGGCCTTTTGACAAACCGAGGGGAATTGAACATTAACCATCTTTAACCAAGCCAGTGGAAGCCCTGGCTGCTCCTGGCTTTCTACGTTCGGTATTCTGGAGACATAGTGTTATGACTCAAAACAAACGAAATTCTTTCGAATTTTTTAATCTACCTGAGAAATTTAGCGTGGCTGTCTTAACACTCAGTTTTATTTTGCTCATAGGCCCTTATCTTGAGGGTTTAGATTTTGGTGTATTCAAAATACCAACTTTTGCTGCAGACACCAAAAAAGTCCTTCAATATTTAGGACCTCCTCTTTTTATTTTCGTTATCCTTTTATTTGTTCGCTTCTGGAAATCACCTGATACAAGCGATACAAAAGAAATAAAAGAGGTTGAAAGTAATTCAAAATTCAGACTTCAATCCATTTCAGATATTGTTAAAAATGAGGCAAGAAAAAATGGCATAAATATTGACGGAATACATATTGGCGATAGGCTAACGATAAGTGATTTGGAACGAATTTGCACAAAAACCTATTACCCGAATCAACCATCAAATGGCACATGCACCCTTTTGGAAAACGCAAGGGGAATGGCCTTCACAAAAAAATATGCTGAACCAAAAGAAGATGAAAAATTGGTAAATATCTCACAGATTAAATTGGAAGGATTAAAACAATGGGAGGCATATTTCTGGGATCTTCTTAAGGATTTGGGAATTAATGATCTATCTCATATTGATATTCTTAATGTTGGAATTGGAAATGGATATGCAGATTACGAACTTTTTAAAAATGTACCAAGATTTAAAGCAGTAGACATATCGCCGGAAGCGCTTAATTATGCGGCAAATAAGTTATCAAATATGCAATATTATGTCTGTTCCGCAGAAAATTTATTCCAAGTCCCAAATGGCTCAATTGATCTGTATTTGTCATTTAGAACTTTTCAATCAACTCTATTCGACAGGCGCGCGGCGGTTCATGAAGCTTATAGAGTCTTACGCAAGGGTGGCATTGCTATAATCTCAGTTCCGGTACTATATCTTAAAAAGAATGGTGAAGTGTTACAAGGGCTTATTCCTCCAGGCTCATATGAACCCAATTTAGATTATGCAACAGCTATTGCCGATCGTATAAAGGATTATATGGATATAATGAATTTCAAGGAAGTAGATATTGACAGTAGGTCCCCTTTTGAAATTTATATATGCGGCAAACGTTAACCCGATTTCGGTAGGGCGTTAAATATGCTTGAAACCGA
The Desulfosalsimonas propionicica DNA segment above includes these coding regions:
- a CDS encoding bifunctional sulfate adenylyltransferase/adenylylsulfate kinase, with translation MADMQAEAHGGGLVNLMVDEDRAGLLKDITMNLPDVNLSERNMCDLEVLATGGFSPLEGFMVRADYEAVLDRMRLQSGVLWPVPICLDVSAGQAQNLEAGQSVALRDPEGFLLGVMHIEDLWPADRQKEAEMVYGTTDTSHPGVDYLFNRSGDYYIGGGIEVISLPIHFDFKQMRLYPAEVRRAYEKLGWQRVVGFQTRNPIHRPQFEMTIKAMRQARANLLIMPVVGMTRPGDFDHFIRVRCCRHVAEHYPSDSQVMTLLPLAMRLSGPRDALLDAIIAKNYGCTHFIVGHDHASPGRNRSGGLFYPAERSRQVAAGHSAEIGVEIVPFEEMVYLPFEDEYRSKDQVAPGTDTISLSGSDIRQRVREGRKIPEWATFPEVVKELQRAYPPPERQGFTVFLTGLSGAGKSTIAKVLYSKFLERGDRPVTLLDGDIVRRNLSSELNFSKEHRNINVLRIGFVASEITKNRGVAICAPIAPYEVTRREIRGTIEAYGGFIEVHVSTPIDECEKRDRKGMYAKARAGLISGFTGVDDPYEEPSRPELRIDTTDLTPAEAAQEILLFLSNKGFI
- the cysQ gene encoding 3'(2'),5'-bisphosphate nucleotidase CysQ, with translation MTPADYLDKAVFAAMEAGAAALEVYEEDFEVEEKSDHSPLTLADRRAHEIIAARLKPLQIPVLSEEGRDIAYAERKNWPQLWIVDPLDGTKEFVKKNGEFTINIALVQNGVPMLGVVFVPVKDRVYFAAQGRGAFLADGSDLRGLEKTSAADGLISVSRRLPLADLPARPYTVMGSRSHASDALSAFVAEKRREHGDLEFISAGSSLKFCLVAEGRADLYPRTGPTMEWDTAAGQAVVEQAGGSVLEFESGKPLAYNKENLTNPWFIVYRTAKDG
- the lexA gene encoding transcriptional repressor LexA, with the translated sequence MALTPRQESVYRAICDYHKKYGYSPSVREICEKLGLAGPAGVHRILGVLEEKGVIHSAAGKKRSWVPVVPESGQGMPVAGTIAAGKPLDVWDRPDERIGVDPMIYGSEDCFALRVVGDSMIGAHILDGDLAVIRPRADVDDGRIAAVLVDGILPEAALKIVRKKRNTLELHSANPAYKPMRFYGQRKNRVTIVGLYVGLIRQGG
- a CDS encoding integron integrase: MNKCSLSGSSVFSLKGRGGGMQQPKLLDQVRNLIRSKHYSIRTEETYVNWVRKFILFHGKKHPKDMGEKEISAFLTHLAVNRNVAASTQNQAFNALLFLYRNVLGIEFGELKDVQRAKKSRKLPVVFTKDEIRQIITQLEGYKWIMAQCMYGAGLRVMECVRLRVKDIDFGYGQVLVRDGKGAKDRVTMLPEVLKEPLKLHLEKVKSVHDRDLKAGFGSVYLPFALERKYKNADRSWAWQYVFPATKRAIDPRTKVERRHHIAESVIQRGIKQAIRNAGIPKTGNCHALRHSFATHLLEAGYDIRTVQELLGHKDVSTTMIYTHVLNRGGKGVKSPGDMLWR
- a CDS encoding AAA family ATPase, coding for MDNINTWFGNRPKWLQEAANRLFTKGRLSEEDVDTLLDKCLQEVDGGNPAPSMTLPADAFHAQTASALHLCGIGNVEGINALAPRIALDFGSDNMAIVYGGNGSGKSGYVRILKHVCGARNPGALHPNVFVEGGAAQSADIKYSIDNQERQASWSTSDDVIEDLRPVDVFDTECGRTYLESESEVTYEPSALLFFSDLIAVCEQIAGRIDSKLGRHSSKKPQMPSEFGDTAAGKWYSCLSATTPDADVATHTKWDAENDRSVAELERRLAEKAPSDRAKELLAKKKHVEDMVRGIEDHLSKLSDENCRRILKLKKDKLIKREAAQAAATKVFSGAPLEGVGTDAWKLLWEHARQYSEGHAYPGQTFPHLASDAKCVLCHQHLSDGARQRLASFEEFVKGQAENDAKEAEKALEDAMTAIEDIPTNQAIKTQCDAAGLTYEGDMPPMVASVEALRQRKAKLLEVESEDALPDAPDCTPWLQEAKRKANEYAEAAKKCQEDAASDTRPQLQSQLRELKARKWLSDQRDAVKSEIERLQAVDRLEKAKRLTDTRGLSRKKGELAEALITEAFVQRFRDELTALGASRIKVELVKKRVDRGHVLHELRLANARSCAPTDVLSEGEHRIVSLAAFLADVTGKQQPAPFVFDDPISSLDQNFEEAVVQRLVCLAADRQVIVFTHRVSLLVLLQEYGKREGREPKVTCVRCEPWGTGEPGDTPLFAKKPDKALNALLNEHLAKARRAYAEEGQATYAPLAKAICSDFRILLERMIECELLADVVQRFRRAVNTQGKLDKLARIRAEDCKIFDDLMTKYSRYEHSQPNEAPVAPPAPDELKADMEALRDWRAGFVMRSS
- a CDS encoding class I SAM-dependent methyltransferase; the protein is MTQNKRNSFEFFNLPEKFSVAVLTLSFILLIGPYLEGLDFGVFKIPTFAADTKKVLQYLGPPLFIFVILLFVRFWKSPDTSDTKEIKEVESNSKFRLQSISDIVKNEARKNGINIDGIHIGDRLTISDLERICTKTYYPNQPSNGTCTLLENARGMAFTKKYAEPKEDEKLVNISQIKLEGLKQWEAYFWDLLKDLGINDLSHIDILNVGIGNGYADYELFKNVPRFKAVDISPEALNYAANKLSNMQYYVCSAENLFQVPNGSIDLYLSFRTFQSTLFDRRAAVHEAYRVLRKGGIAIISVPVLYLKKNGEVLQGLIPPGSYEPNLDYATAIADRIKDYMDIMNFKEVDIDSRSPFEIYICGKR